A genomic window from Flavobacterium hankyongi includes:
- a CDS encoding acyl-CoA thioesterase, which translates to MQAKFPSESLAVLTDVVLPGETNPLNNLFGGELLARMDRAASIAARRHSRRITVTASVNHVAFNRAIPLGSVVTVEAKVSRSFKSSMEIYIDVWTEDRESGIRTKANEAIYTFVAVDETGRPVEVPEIIPQTDEEKLRYDAALRRKQLSLVLAGKMKPHDATELKALFTS; encoded by the coding sequence ATGCAAGCAAAATTCCCTTCAGAATCACTAGCCGTCCTTACAGACGTAGTTTTACCTGGTGAAACAAACCCTTTAAATAATTTATTTGGCGGTGAATTATTAGCAAGAATGGATAGAGCCGCTAGTATTGCAGCTCGTCGTCATTCTCGTCGCATAACCGTAACCGCATCTGTAAATCACGTAGCCTTTAATAGAGCTATTCCTTTAGGAAGTGTAGTAACTGTTGAAGCTAAAGTTTCAAGAAGTTTCAAATCTTCTATGGAAATTTATATTGATGTTTGGACTGAAGATAGAGAATCTGGAATTCGTACAAAAGCAAATGAGGCAATTTATACCTTTGTTGCTGTTGATGAAACAGGTCGACCTGTTGAAGTGCCAGAAATAATTCCCCAAACAGATGAAGAAAAGCTAAGATACGATGCTGCATTACGCAGAAAACAATTAAGCTTAGTTTTAGCTGGTAAAATGAAGCCACACGATGCTACAGAACTAAAAGCGTTATTTACTTCATAA
- the dprA gene encoding DNA-processing protein DprA, whose amino-acid sequence MLEVEILHLLALQNIEGVGDITAKKLLNHCGSAEEIFKAKPAQLASIDGIGKKTIQNILNKNAFVEAEKELQFIQKEKIKVLFYKNDDYPEKLKHCIDGPIVLFTSGNIDLQQKRIISIVGTRQITSYGIDFCKKFIADLAPLDPIIVSGFAYGVDIIAHQAAVDNDLQTIGVLAHGLNQIYPKTHKRYMSKIESNGGFMTDFWSTSNPDKENFIKRNRIVAGISEATVVIESAEKGGSLVTATMANDYNREVFAVPGRATDKYSQGCNNLIKTQKANLLTSAADLVYNLNWDIVKKGKSIQKQLFVSLEPEEQNLFDFLKINGKEHIDIIALEINIPVFKLSSLLLNMELKGVVRPLPGKVFEII is encoded by the coding sequence ATGTTAGAAGTTGAAATTTTACATTTATTAGCCTTACAAAATATTGAAGGAGTTGGAGATATAACTGCAAAAAAGCTCCTTAACCATTGTGGTTCTGCCGAAGAAATATTCAAAGCAAAACCAGCTCAATTAGCTTCGATAGACGGTATAGGAAAAAAAACTATTCAAAATATCCTTAATAAAAATGCTTTTGTTGAAGCTGAAAAAGAGCTTCAGTTTATCCAAAAAGAAAAAATAAAAGTTCTTTTTTATAAAAATGATGATTATCCAGAAAAGCTTAAGCATTGTATTGATGGGCCAATAGTACTTTTTACTTCTGGGAATATCGATCTTCAACAAAAAAGGATAATAAGTATTGTTGGAACTAGACAAATCACATCTTACGGAATCGATTTTTGTAAAAAGTTTATTGCTGATTTAGCACCACTAGACCCAATAATTGTTAGCGGTTTTGCTTATGGTGTAGATATTATTGCTCACCAAGCTGCTGTGGATAATGATTTGCAGACTATCGGAGTTCTAGCCCATGGTTTAAATCAAATTTATCCCAAAACACACAAAAGATACATGAGTAAAATAGAAAGCAATGGTGGATTTATGACTGATTTTTGGAGTACTTCAAACCCGGATAAAGAAAATTTCATTAAAAGAAATAGAATAGTAGCTGGAATTTCTGAAGCTACTGTTGTTATTGAAAGTGCTGAAAAGGGGGGCTCACTTGTTACTGCAACAATGGCAAACGATTATAATAGAGAAGTGTTTGCGGTTCCTGGAAGAGCGACAGACAAATACAGTCAAGGGTGTAACAATTTGATAAAAACCCAAAAAGCAAACTTGCTTACCAGTGCTGCTGATTTAGTTTACAATTTGAATTGGGATATTGTAAAAAAAGGAAAATCAATTCAAAAACAACTTTTTGTTTCACTAGAGCCAGAAGAGCAAAATCTTTTTGATTTTTTAAAGATTAATGGAAAAGAGCATATTGATATCATTGCATTAGAAATTAATATACCTGTGTTTAAACTTTCTTCATTATTACTCAATATGGAACTTAAAGGTGTGGTAAGACCCTTGCCAGGTAAAGTTTTTGAAATAATTTAA
- a CDS encoding murein hydrolase activator EnvC family protein: MLKYIISVFVLFSTLTTFGQEEDRQRKLEQQKAKLQEEIREQEKLLKDQKKKEKSVVNVVVQQTAKISLQQKLINVTEKQKKVLGNSMYINQIKVNGLKKDLTILKEDYSEMIVKSYKSRSEQSKAMFLLSSENFLQAYKRAQYMKQYSNFRRMQGEEIKAKTQELEVYNSKLSIQKKEKENLIVESEKEKRELEKEKQEQQRLLNTIKKDKIKIIAEIKKKQRESKAIEKQIERLIREAIAAANKKVGNTTNTTTFVLTPEAKELANDFRSNRGRLPWPVEKGLLTKKFGRQPHPLEPSIMIESSGVEISSEMGAKARAVFSGEVSEVQMAANGTATIVIRHGDYITTYSNLGKVYVGKGDKVSTKQSIGELHFNNFTGKAILKFLIYQNTTKLNPQSWIINM; this comes from the coding sequence ATGTTAAAATATATCATTTCCGTTTTCGTATTATTTTCGACACTGACCACTTTTGGTCAGGAAGAGGATAGACAACGAAAATTAGAACAGCAAAAAGCTAAACTGCAAGAAGAAATTCGTGAGCAGGAGAAACTTTTGAAGGATCAAAAGAAAAAAGAAAAATCAGTCGTAAATGTTGTGGTTCAACAAACGGCAAAAATTAGCTTACAACAAAAATTGATTAATGTTACCGAAAAACAAAAGAAAGTTTTAGGGAACAGTATGTATATTAATCAAATAAAAGTAAACGGACTAAAAAAAGACTTGACAATTCTTAAGGAAGATTATTCTGAAATGATTGTGAAATCTTACAAAAGCCGATCAGAACAAAGTAAAGCAATGTTTTTACTTTCTTCAGAGAATTTTCTTCAGGCTTACAAAAGAGCTCAATACATGAAGCAATATTCTAACTTTAGAAGAATGCAAGGCGAAGAAATCAAAGCTAAAACACAAGAGCTTGAAGTTTATAACAGTAAACTTTCTATTCAGAAAAAAGAAAAGGAGAATCTAATAGTTGAAAGTGAAAAAGAAAAGCGAGAACTTGAAAAAGAGAAGCAAGAACAACAAAGATTGTTAAACACAATTAAGAAAGATAAGATTAAGATTATAGCTGAGATTAAGAAAAAACAAAGAGAATCGAAAGCTATAGAAAAACAAATAGAAAGATTAATTCGTGAAGCCATTGCTGCGGCAAATAAAAAAGTAGGTAACACAACAAATACAACAACTTTCGTATTAACGCCAGAAGCAAAAGAATTGGCAAATGATTTTAGATCAAACCGAGGCAGATTGCCTTGGCCAGTTGAAAAGGGATTATTGACAAAAAAATTCGGAAGACAACCACATCCGCTTGAACCCTCTATTATGATTGAAAGTAGCGGTGTTGAAATTTCTTCGGAAATGGGAGCAAAAGCAAGAGCTGTTTTTAGTGGTGAAGTGAGTGAAGTACAAATGGCAGCAAACGGTACTGCAACAATTGTAATTCGACATGGTGACTATATAACAACTTATTCAAACCTTGGAAAAGTGTATGTAGGTAAAGGTGATAAAGTATCTACAAAACAGTCAATAGGAGAACTTCACTTTAATAATTTTACTGGAAAAGCGATTCTTAAGTTTTTGATTTATCAAAATACAACAAAACTCAATCCACAATCTTGGATTATTAATATGTAA
- a CDS encoding cytochrome C biosynthesis protein translates to MKSKVSKNSFLIAGMFFISASLLAQTEPDDIALVNDEFQESYYESLKHKGMENYDKAIVSLEKCLKFQPQNAIIYHELGKNYFFQKDFNNAETALIKATQIDPNQKWYWIDLYDVYYEIKNFNQAILTVQKIIPFDKNYKEDLVSLYMYTAQFDKALVLINELDETVGKTEMRDRYRLEINSQSKTNASDKKDLEKAIQQNPKIEENYISLIYKYSDNGQEEKAYEVAKKLENNIPDSEWAQVFLFKYFINDNKGQEAVIAFEKVMEGKQIDKKIKFKMYNELLIFVLKNPSYEPQLDKATAYFESDSEFNVYKEIGKFYYKKSSWDLAIKNLEKAYQKDNTDIETNVFLLASYEEKANFESMLKKASDLVDLYPSQPEYYYFAGKAANKLKNFKKANDFLESGLDYVVDNIDLEIDFCTELAEISKQLGSSQKSDEYLAKANMLKKKKK, encoded by the coding sequence ATGAAAAGTAAAGTGTCAAAAAATAGTTTTCTAATAGCTGGAATGTTTTTCATTTCGGCTTCACTTTTGGCACAAACTGAACCAGATGATATTGCTTTAGTAAATGATGAGTTTCAGGAATCATATTACGAATCGCTGAAGCACAAAGGGATGGAGAATTATGATAAAGCAATAGTCTCGTTAGAAAAATGCTTAAAGTTTCAGCCACAAAATGCAATAATCTATCATGAACTAGGAAAGAACTACTTCTTTCAGAAAGATTTCAATAATGCTGAAACCGCTCTGATAAAAGCGACGCAAATTGATCCTAATCAAAAATGGTATTGGATTGATTTGTATGATGTTTATTATGAAATCAAAAACTTTAACCAAGCTATTTTAACTGTTCAGAAGATAATTCCTTTCGATAAAAACTATAAAGAGGATTTGGTCTCACTCTATATGTATACCGCTCAATTTGATAAAGCTTTAGTACTTATAAATGAACTTGACGAAACAGTAGGAAAAACAGAAATGCGTGATCGTTATCGATTAGAAATTAATTCACAATCTAAAACAAATGCTTCGGATAAAAAAGACCTCGAAAAAGCCATTCAACAAAACCCTAAAATTGAAGAAAATTACATTTCTTTAATTTATAAATATTCTGATAATGGGCAAGAGGAAAAAGCTTATGAAGTTGCAAAAAAATTAGAGAATAATATTCCAGATTCAGAATGGGCACAAGTTTTCTTGTTCAAATACTTCATAAACGACAACAAAGGACAAGAAGCTGTAATTGCTTTTGAAAAGGTTATGGAAGGAAAGCAAATTGATAAAAAAATCAAGTTTAAAATGTATAATGAACTTTTGATTTTTGTATTAAAAAATCCTTCATACGAACCTCAATTAGACAAAGCAACAGCCTATTTTGAAAGTGATAGTGAGTTTAATGTTTACAAAGAAATTGGTAAGTTTTACTATAAAAAAAGTAGCTGGGATTTAGCAATTAAAAATCTGGAAAAAGCATATCAGAAAGACAATACAGATATTGAGACAAACGTTTTTTTACTAGCTAGTTATGAAGAGAAAGCTAATTTTGAATCAATGCTAAAAAAAGCTAGCGACTTGGTAGATTTGTATCCTAGTCAGCCAGAGTATTATTATTTTGCTGGAAAAGCAGCCAATAAACTTAAAAATTTTAAAAAAGCCAATGATTTTTTAGAGTCTGGTCTAGATTATGTAGTGGATAATATCGATTTAGAAATTGATTTCTGTACAGAATTAGCAGAGATATCAAAACAACTAGGAAGCTCCCAAAAAAGTGATGAATATTTGGCAAAAGCCAATATGCTTAAAAAGAAGAAAAAATAA
- a CDS encoding ferredoxin — protein sequence MVVVTLQRDKCIGCNYCVEMAPAQFQMSKKDGKSVLIKSVDAKGFHTLKSPDHTIVENCELAAKACPVHIITVKET from the coding sequence ATGGTTGTTGTTACGCTTCAAAGAGACAAATGCATTGGTTGTAATTACTGTGTTGAAATGGCACCTGCACAATTTCAAATGTCCAAAAAAGACGGAAAATCAGTATTAATTAAATCAGTTGACGCCAAAGGATTTCACACCTTAAAATCACCCGACCATACGATTGTTGAAAATTGTGAATTAGCAGCAAAAGCTTGTCCGGTGCATATTATTACCGTAAAAGAAACCTGA
- a CDS encoding DUF4292 domain-containing protein: MRRIFPILFITIIMVSCKPKQKTVVNEVAKENITALTVENIAANHYAVNRNFKTAYIKANVDYTDPKQSLGLSADIRIKKDEIILVSVKMLGITMAKAMITPLEVKYYEKMGGKYFEGDYKTLSNWLGTDLDFQKVQNMLLGQSLDDLNKGKYASLLEDGMPKLEDTSKQNFIKTFVFDPATFWLKRQEIKQNDPARKLLVNYSDYKSFPEMVLPQELTIFAIQDNKTTTINISYRNATFNEELTFPYSVPSGYEKISIE; the protein is encoded by the coding sequence ATGCGAAGAATTTTCCCGATACTATTTATTACCATAATAATGGTTTCATGTAAGCCAAAACAAAAAACAGTTGTAAACGAAGTTGCTAAAGAAAATATTACTGCGTTAACGGTTGAAAACATTGCTGCAAATCATTATGCAGTAAATAGAAATTTTAAAACAGCTTATATTAAAGCAAATGTAGATTATACAGATCCTAAACAATCTCTGGGACTTTCGGCAGATATTAGAATAAAGAAAGATGAAATTATACTTGTAAGTGTAAAAATGCTGGGCATTACAATGGCAAAAGCTATGATTACACCTTTGGAAGTGAAGTATTATGAAAAAATGGGAGGAAAGTATTTTGAAGGAGATTATAAAACCTTAAGCAACTGGTTAGGAACAGATCTTGATTTTCAAAAAGTACAAAACATGCTTTTAGGTCAGTCATTAGATGATTTAAACAAAGGTAAATACGCATCACTTTTAGAAGATGGAATGCCAAAACTTGAAGATACATCAAAACAAAATTTTATTAAAACTTTTGTTTTCGACCCTGCTACATTTTGGCTTAAAAGACAAGAAATAAAACAAAACGACCCTGCAAGAAAGCTATTAGTAAATTATTCTGACTACAAATCGTTTCCAGAAATGGTTTTACCACAAGAACTTACTATTTTTGCAATTCAAGATAACAAAACCACAACCATAAATATTAGTTATAGGAATGCTACATTCAATGAGGAACTTACGTTTCCTTACAGTGTACCAAGTGGTTATGAAAAAATTAGTATAGAATAG
- a CDS encoding PSP1 domain-containing protein — MACNSCSTSDGGAPKGCKNNGTCGTDSCNKLTVFDWLSNMSLPGGQEPFDCVEVRFKNGRKEFYRNTEKLSLVIGDVVATEASPGHDVGIVTLTGELVKVQMKKKGVNPDGEVLKVYRKASQKDIEIWSNARDKEEPMKVRARELAISLKLEMKISDIEFQGDGSKATFYYTANDRVDFRQLIKDYASEFKIRIEMKQVGFRQEASRLGGIGSCGRELCCSTWLTDFRSVNTSAARYQQLSLNPQKLAGQCGKLKCCLNYELDSYMDALKDFPDMDTKLYTEKGDAVCQKLDIFKGLMWFAYTDNFAHWHVLKTTEVKEIIAKNKQKIKVSSLEEFAIEEEKPEVEKTFQNAMGQDSLTRFDQPKKKKPNNNKKRKRPTEVNKEGNVNPNPNVNKNNNNGPKPKFKKGKKDAKE; from the coding sequence ATGGCATGTAATAGTTGTTCAACTTCCGATGGCGGAGCGCCAAAGGGGTGTAAAAATAATGGGACTTGTGGCACCGATAGCTGCAATAAATTAACTGTTTTTGATTGGCTTTCAAATATGAGTCTTCCGGGAGGTCAAGAACCTTTTGACTGTGTAGAAGTTCGATTTAAAAACGGGAGGAAAGAATTTTACAGAAACACAGAAAAGCTGTCACTAGTTATTGGTGACGTTGTGGCGACAGAAGCTTCTCCTGGTCACGATGTGGGGATTGTAACTTTAACAGGTGAACTAGTTAAGGTTCAAATGAAGAAAAAAGGAGTAAATCCTGATGGAGAAGTACTGAAAGTATATAGAAAAGCATCTCAAAAAGATATCGAAATTTGGAGTAATGCTCGCGATAAAGAAGAGCCAATGAAAGTTCGTGCTCGTGAATTGGCGATTTCTTTAAAATTAGAAATGAAAATTTCAGATATCGAATTTCAAGGAGATGGTTCGAAAGCTACTTTTTATTATACTGCAAATGATCGTGTCGATTTTCGACAGTTAATCAAAGATTATGCGAGTGAATTTAAGATTCGTATAGAGATGAAACAAGTTGGTTTTCGTCAAGAGGCTTCTCGACTTGGAGGAATTGGTTCATGCGGACGCGAGTTATGCTGTTCAACATGGTTAACAGATTTCAGGAGTGTAAATACATCAGCAGCAAGATATCAGCAATTATCATTAAACCCACAAAAACTTGCTGGACAATGTGGTAAACTTAAATGTTGTTTGAACTATGAGTTAGACTCATATATGGATGCTTTGAAAGATTTCCCAGATATGGATACAAAATTGTATACTGAAAAAGGAGATGCAGTTTGCCAAAAATTAGATATTTTTAAAGGATTAATGTGGTTTGCCTACACAGATAATTTTGCACATTGGCATGTTTTGAAAACTACGGAAGTGAAAGAAATTATTGCTAAGAATAAGCAAAAAATAAAGGTTTCATCACTTGAAGAGTTTGCAATAGAGGAAGAAAAGCCAGAAGTAGAGAAAACATTCCAAAACGCAATGGGTCAGGATAGTTTAACTCGTTTTGATCAGCCTAAAAAGAAAAAACCGAATAATAATAAAAAAAGAAAACGCCCAACTGAAGTTAACAAAGAAGGTAATGTAAATCCTAATCCTAACGTTAACAAGAATAACAACAATGGGCCAAAGCCAAAATTCAAAAAAGGAAAAAAAGATGCTAAAGAATAG
- a CDS encoding SPOR domain-containing protein, with product MNISHHISQLLYRYPCVTLPGFGAFLTETVSASIQESNHTFYPPKKVISFNSYIKNNDGLLANHISVAEKISYTDAVLVIENVVKALNATLEVGEVSILKNIGLLRKNSEGNIVFEASSQVNYLTNSFGLSSYVSPIVKREELKKVIEEIVVAEKPTIELLPETRKAKPYLKYAAMFIMSLGGAGFGYSAYVSQQAEIETNIVRNEVQKELKTKIQEATFFIDNPVASSSTSTIEEKKTLPFHIVFGSFRSESNAQKALNELEAQGYKARILSKNGEDLYPVVYGSYATYTEAQYEATQIQTTKDKNAWLLIQEL from the coding sequence ATGAATATTTCACATCATATATCGCAATTACTGTATCGTTACCCATGTGTAACACTACCAGGATTTGGTGCTTTTTTGACTGAAACTGTTTCGGCTTCAATTCAAGAAAGCAATCATACTTTTTATCCGCCTAAAAAAGTAATTTCGTTTAACTCATACATTAAAAACAATGATGGGTTATTAGCAAATCACATTTCTGTAGCTGAAAAAATAAGTTATACAGATGCTGTTTTAGTTATTGAAAATGTGGTGAAAGCATTAAATGCTACTTTAGAAGTTGGAGAAGTAAGCATTCTAAAGAATATTGGTCTACTAAGAAAAAACAGCGAAGGCAATATCGTTTTTGAAGCCTCTTCACAAGTGAATTATCTAACGAATTCATTCGGATTAAGCTCTTATGTTTCTCCAATAGTGAAACGTGAGGAACTTAAAAAAGTAATTGAAGAAATTGTCGTTGCAGAAAAACCAACTATTGAGTTACTTCCTGAAACTAGAAAAGCAAAACCATATTTAAAATATGCTGCTATGTTTATCATGTCTTTAGGTGGCGCTGGTTTTGGTTATTCTGCCTATGTTTCGCAGCAAGCAGAAATTGAAACAAATATTGTGAGAAATGAAGTTCAGAAAGAACTTAAGACAAAAATTCAAGAAGCTACTTTCTTTATAGACAACCCTGTTGCTTCTAGCAGTACTTCAACAATTGAAGAAAAGAAAACTTTGCCTTTCCATATCGTTTTTGGTTCTTTTAGAAGTGAAAGTAATGCACAAAAAGCTTTAAATGAATTAGAAGCACAAGGATATAAAGCAAGGATTTTAAGTAAAAACGGCGAAGATTTGTATCCTGTAGTTTATGGTAGTTATGCCACTTATACTGAGGCCCAATACGAAGCAACTCAAATTCAGACAACAAAGGACAAAAATGCCTGGTTGCTGATTCAAGAATTATAA
- a CDS encoding rhodanese-related sulfurtransferase codes for MQLYNTLSAEERKELIDLAGKQRLTLSFYAYAKIEDPKKFRDDLFIEWNKLDALGRTYVAKEGINAQMSVPAENFEAFRETLEAYDFMSGIRLNVAVEHDDHSFLKLTVKVRDKIVADGLNDETFDVTNIGVHLKAKEFNQILEDPNTIVVDFRNHYESEIGHFKGAITPDVETFRESLPIINEQLKDFKEDKNLVMYCTGGIRCEKASAYFKHQGFKNVFQLEGGIINYAKQIKEEGLESKFIGKNFVFDHRLGERITDDIVSQCHQCGKPCDNHTNCLNDGCHLLFIQCDECKAAMENCCSTECLEITHLPLAEQVKLRRGKQVGNKVFRKGKSENLKFKHSGDPRAMLEQAKQLSDKPLAVAEKTKDIRQKIKVKKVLLGKAEHYYVKAQVGLFVIENQELNVGDSILISGPTTGNQELVLEKMFVNGTENSSAKVGDKVTFEVPFRVRLSDKLFKIIS; via the coding sequence ATGCAACTGTACAACACCTTAAGCGCAGAAGAAAGAAAAGAGCTAATTGACTTAGCGGGTAAACAACGATTAACGTTGTCTTTCTATGCGTATGCCAAAATTGAAGATCCCAAAAAATTTCGTGACGATTTATTTATCGAATGGAACAAACTTGATGCTCTTGGTCGTACCTATGTAGCCAAAGAAGGTATCAATGCTCAAATGTCGGTTCCAGCCGAAAATTTTGAAGCTTTTAGAGAAACTTTAGAAGCGTATGATTTTATGAGTGGCATTCGTTTGAATGTTGCCGTAGAACACGATGATCATTCGTTTTTAAAATTAACGGTAAAAGTTCGTGATAAAATTGTAGCCGATGGTTTGAATGATGAAACGTTTGATGTAACCAATATAGGAGTGCATTTAAAAGCGAAAGAGTTCAATCAAATATTAGAAGATCCAAACACGATTGTAGTAGATTTCAGAAATCATTACGAAAGTGAAATCGGTCATTTTAAAGGTGCGATAACTCCAGATGTGGAAACTTTTAGAGAAAGTTTACCAATAATCAACGAGCAATTAAAAGATTTCAAAGAAGATAAAAATTTGGTGATGTATTGCACCGGAGGAATTCGTTGCGAGAAAGCGTCGGCGTATTTCAAACACCAAGGTTTTAAAAATGTTTTCCAACTAGAAGGTGGAATTATCAATTACGCCAAACAAATCAAAGAAGAAGGTTTGGAAAGTAAATTCATTGGAAAGAATTTCGTTTTCGACCACAGATTAGGGGAAAGAATTACCGATGATATCGTTTCGCAATGTCACCAATGTGGAAAACCTTGCGATAATCACACGAATTGTTTGAATGATGGTTGTCATTTGTTGTTCATCCAATGTGACGAATGTAAAGCAGCTATGGAAAATTGTTGTTCTACCGAATGTTTAGAAATCACACATTTGCCGTTGGCCGAACAAGTAAAACTTCGTAGAGGGAAACAAGTAGGAAATAAAGTCTTCCGAAAAGGAAAATCGGAGAATTTGAAATTCAAACATTCAGGAGACCCGAGAGCTATGCTCGAACAGGCGAAGCAATTGTCTGACAAACCTTTGGCTGTAGCCGAAAAAACAAAAGACATTCGTCAGAAAATAAAAGTAAAAAAGGTATTGCTTGGTAAAGCCGAACATTATTATGTGAAAGCACAAGTAGGACTTTTTGTTATAGAAAACCAAGAACTAAATGTTGGTGACAGCATTCTAATTTCTGGACCAACAACTGGGAATCAAGAATTGGTTCTAGAAAAAATGTTCGTAAACGGAACTGAAAATTCATCAGCAAAAGTTGGCGATAAAGTAACTTTTGAAGTGCCATTCCGAGTAAGATTATCTGATAAATTATTTAAAATTATTAGCTAA
- a CDS encoding gliding motility lipoprotein GldH — protein sequence MLKNSFWLFIIAFVFVSCDKSQVFDDYKTIDDGWHRDSIITFKFDQEVSKKPLNMFINVRNNDDYEFSNLFLIVKMEEPKGKIKVDTLEYQMANPDGTLMGEGFSDIKESKLWYKENATFTEKGTYKVSIQQAVRQTGKVKGVEKLNGITEIGFRIESLDTK from the coding sequence ATGCTAAAGAATAGTTTCTGGTTATTTATAATTGCTTTTGTTTTTGTGTCGTGTGATAAAAGTCAAGTTTTTGACGATTATAAAACTATTGATGATGGTTGGCACCGTGACAGTATTATTACATTTAAGTTTGATCAGGAGGTTTCAAAAAAACCATTAAATATGTTCATTAATGTTAGAAATAATGATGATTATGAGTTTAGTAACTTGTTTCTAATTGTTAAAATGGAAGAGCCAAAAGGAAAAATTAAAGTAGATACGTTAGAATATCAAATGGCAAATCCAGATGGAACATTAATGGGAGAAGGTTTTTCAGATATTAAAGAGAGTAAACTTTGGTACAAAGAAAACGCAACTTTTACAGAAAAGGGTACATATAAAGTTTCAATTCAGCAAGCGGTAAGACAAACAGGAAAAGTGAAAGGAGTTGAAAAACTTAACGGAATTACAGAAATAGGTTTTAGAATAGAATCTTTAGATACAAAATAA
- a CDS encoding peptidase U32 family protein, producing the protein MTTSGRIELMAPAGNFESMQAALDNGCDSIYFGVEQLNMRARATVNFVLDDLPEIARRCNEKNVRTYLTLNTIIYDHDLSIVKTLLTKAKEAGITAVIASDQAVIMTARTMGMEVHISTQLNVTNIETVKFYAMFADTIVLSRELSLRQVKKITDDIEKEQIKGPSGNLVEIEIFGHGALCMAVSGKCYLSLHSHNSSANRGACKQNCRKKYTVIDQESGFEIEIDNEYMMSPKDLCTLDFLDQVIDSGIKVLKIEGRGRAADYVATVIKTYREAIDSYYEGTFTKEKINTWMEALATVYNRGFWSGYYLGQKLGEWSDNPGSNATQKKVYVGKGMHYFPKSSIAEFKIEAYDIKKGDKILITGPSTGAQELILEDFFVNDVTSEKATKGDSCTLKVPFRIRLSDKMYKIIEN; encoded by the coding sequence ATGACAACTTCTGGAAGAATAGAATTAATGGCACCTGCAGGAAATTTCGAATCCATGCAAGCAGCTTTAGATAATGGTTGCGATTCGATTTATTTTGGTGTCGAACAATTAAATATGCGAGCTCGTGCAACAGTAAATTTCGTTTTAGATGATTTACCTGAAATTGCGCGTCGTTGCAACGAAAAAAATGTTAGAACGTATCTAACTTTAAATACCATTATTTACGATCACGATTTATCGATTGTAAAAACACTTTTAACCAAAGCCAAAGAAGCAGGAATTACAGCAGTAATCGCATCTGACCAAGCAGTTATTATGACAGCTCGTACAATGGGAATGGAAGTGCATATTTCCACACAATTGAATGTGACTAATATTGAAACGGTTAAGTTTTATGCAATGTTTGCCGATACAATCGTACTTTCTCGCGAGCTGAGTTTACGTCAAGTAAAGAAAATTACTGACGACATTGAAAAAGAGCAAATCAAAGGACCAAGTGGGAATTTGGTGGAAATCGAAATCTTTGGTCATGGTGCTTTATGTATGGCGGTTTCAGGAAAATGTTATTTGAGTTTACATTCGCATAACTCTTCTGCCAATCGTGGTGCTTGCAAACAAAATTGTCGTAAAAAATATACGGTTATTGACCAAGAATCTGGTTTTGAAATTGAAATTGATAACGAATACATGATGTCGCCAAAAGACTTATGTACGTTAGATTTTCTAGATCAAGTTATTGATTCAGGCATTAAGGTATTAAAAATTGAAGGTCGTGGTCGTGCTGCTGATTATGTGGCAACCGTTATCAAAACCTATCGCGAAGCTATCGATTCGTATTATGAAGGAACTTTTACCAAAGAGAAAATCAACACTTGGATGGAAGCTTTAGCAACCGTTTATAATCGTGGTTTTTGGAGTGGTTATTATTTGGGACAAAAATTAGGCGAATGGTCAGACAATCCAGGTTCTAATGCCACTCAAAAGAAAGTATATGTTGGGAAAGGAATGCATTATTTCCCAAAATCAAGCATAGCAGAATTCAAAATTGAAGCATACGACATTAAAAAAGGTGATAAAATTTTAATTACAGGTCCATCAACAGGAGCACAAGAATTAATTTTAGAAGATTTCTTTGTGAATGATGTAACTTCGGAAAAAGCGACCAAAGGCGATAGCTGTACTTTAAAAGTGCCGTTCCGCATTCGTTTATCGGATAAAATGTATAAAATTATAGAAAACTAA